In a genomic window of Methylovirgula sp. 4M-Z18:
- a CDS encoding CYTH and CHAD domain-containing protein, producing MDIGNARAITSQESELKFRLTADDVANIRARSILTPLSWRKEVLQSTYFDTSDHLLHKAGVSLRLRKSAHRIVQTLKYESPAFASLFLRREYEIRVPRPILDLDHVRRHCPARLAKHIDDKLKAVFCVDVERTNWTLHWNGSDIIASLDEGIIQAGGKRQPIRELEIELRHGAIADAFDLARALAKVACLEIATTSKAERGYRLRRGGTSTFWKPPAITLDADVAFEDAVRTNALHCISYFAANEALFSERHSAEGVHQMRVALRRLLSLMSLCKKWLPKMRKGKSRAEIKRAFRRLGEARDLDVAIEALNKSKQSDTGAILNGLCRDRKAAYRKVVELLCSRRFWARMIALLETIICGRNTNKQASACRRCEAPHSYYCVRHFDKTMEEAERIRPSIALE from the coding sequence GTGGACATCGGAAACGCGCGGGCAATAACTTCCCAGGAAAGCGAGCTAAAATTCAGACTCACGGCTGATGACGTTGCCAATATCCGCGCCCGGTCAATCCTCACACCACTGTCATGGCGAAAGGAAGTTCTTCAATCGACTTATTTCGACACTTCCGACCACTTGCTTCACAAAGCAGGCGTTTCGCTTCGCCTGCGTAAATCTGCTCACCGGATCGTGCAGACACTGAAGTATGAGTCTCCGGCGTTCGCCAGTCTATTCCTGCGCCGCGAGTATGAGATCCGAGTGCCGCGGCCAATACTTGATCTGGATCACGTACGCCGTCATTGCCCGGCGAGGCTGGCAAAACACATTGATGATAAGCTGAAAGCCGTCTTTTGCGTTGACGTAGAGCGTACAAATTGGACTCTTCATTGGAACGGCAGTGATATCATTGCCTCCCTCGACGAGGGAATTATTCAAGCCGGGGGCAAGCGCCAACCAATCCGCGAACTGGAGATTGAATTACGGCACGGCGCGATTGCCGATGCGTTTGATCTCGCAAGAGCGCTTGCGAAGGTTGCGTGCCTGGAGATCGCGACCACCAGCAAAGCCGAGCGCGGTTATCGTCTGCGTCGGGGAGGAACGTCGACGTTTTGGAAACCTCCCGCGATCACGCTCGACGCAGACGTGGCGTTCGAAGATGCTGTTCGGACCAACGCACTGCACTGCATCAGTTATTTCGCGGCGAACGAAGCGTTGTTTTCGGAGCGGCATTCCGCCGAAGGTGTACATCAGATGCGTGTGGCATTAAGACGGCTTCTTTCGCTCATGTCATTGTGCAAGAAATGGTTGCCAAAAATGCGCAAAGGCAAGAGCCGAGCAGAGATAAAACGAGCATTTAGGCGACTTGGCGAAGCCCGGGATCTCGACGTCGCCATCGAAGCGCTCAACAAGAGCAAACAGTCCGATACGGGGGCCATTCTCAATGGTCTTTGTCGGGACCGCAAGGCGGCTTATCGGAAAGTCGTTGAGTTGCTATGCTCCAGGCGCTTTTGGGCCCGGATGATCGCACTTCTGGAGACTATCATATGCGGTCGAAACACAAACAAGCAAGCAAGCGCATGTCGACGCTGCGAGGCGCCCCACTCGTACTATTGTGTCAGACATTTTGACAAAACGATGGAAGAAGCTGAACGAATTCGCCCCAGTATCGCACTTGAGTGA
- a CDS encoding universal stress protein produces the protein MPKIDGILIQRKARRRACLKKARRNSVSLTMTIKSILSVIAAGQSDDDIRAAIALCQSVNAHLSLLIIALAPSPPMADFGISGSSLWVDALENDVATLHQRGAQVRTLLAREDLSSDVEGEYVEMARAAETIGQRACYADLVLIGSDLQNHEDVRLRAIIGALFDSSVPLLLSQRTATTTLQPRTIVLAWDSSVEASRAVHASLGLLRKAQKVHVTMVDPDAFYHINGAEPGADVGAYLARHGVTAIVERLPSAGSCVADVLKQHATDVAADMIVMGAYGHSRWRERIFGGVTQAMLTDAPVPVYLAH, from the coding sequence ATGCCGAAAATCGACGGCATTTTGATTCAACGCAAGGCGCGTCGTCGCGCTTGCCTTAAAAAAGCTCGTCGCAATTCTGTGAGCTTGACCATGACGATCAAATCCATCCTCTCTGTTATCGCAGCGGGTCAGTCTGACGATGACATTCGCGCCGCAATCGCATTGTGCCAGTCAGTCAATGCGCATTTGAGCCTGTTGATCATAGCGTTGGCGCCGTCACCGCCGATGGCCGACTTTGGGATATCGGGTTCAAGCCTGTGGGTCGATGCCTTGGAGAATGACGTTGCAACCCTTCATCAAAGGGGTGCACAGGTTCGTACACTTCTGGCCCGAGAAGATCTATCAAGTGACGTTGAGGGCGAATATGTCGAAATGGCGCGGGCGGCCGAAACCATCGGTCAACGCGCCTGCTATGCCGATCTCGTGCTGATCGGATCTGATCTGCAAAACCATGAGGATGTGCGATTGCGAGCGATTATTGGTGCGTTGTTTGACTCTTCTGTACCCTTGCTCCTGAGTCAGAGGACAGCGACAACCACATTACAACCCCGCACGATTGTACTCGCCTGGGATTCGAGCGTTGAGGCCAGTCGAGCCGTACATGCGAGCCTTGGTCTATTGCGAAAAGCGCAGAAAGTGCATGTCACCATGGTTGATCCGGATGCGTTCTATCACATCAACGGTGCCGAACCAGGGGCCGACGTCGGTGCCTATTTGGCGCGACATGGTGTTACTGCAATCGTTGAACGTCTACCAAGCGCCGGTAGCTGTGTCGCCGACGTATTGAAACAGCATGCGACGGATGTTGCTGCCGACATGATCGTGATGGGAGCCTATGGCCATTCGCGGTGGCGGGAACGGATTTTCGGCGGGGTGACGCAAGCCATGCTTACGGATGCGCCTGTGCCAGTATATTTGGCACATTGA
- a CDS encoding NRAMP family divalent metal transporter has product MHPIASEPRPSVPTRMLRIAWQRLKEHPLRHVGPGLITGVADDDPSGIATYSQAGAQFGLNMLWTMPLAFPLMAAIQLMCAHIGRVTGKGLAANIKEAFPPYVLQIAVFLLVIANTLNIAADVAAMGEVAELVSGINRHTMTLAFVLLTLGLQIFVPYHRYVWFLKWLTLSLLAYVAVLFTVHVPWGDVAARSLWPHIAFDTTTATVVVGVFGTTISPYLFFWQASEEVEDMRNHNNAKSLLQNENAARGELDRISWDTWSGMFYSDITAYFIILATAVTLNVAGVTDIETAAQAASALRPLAGEFTYLLFALGILGVGLIGVPVLAGSAAYALSEAMDWQWGLERKAKDARGFYGVIAVSVLVGLVIQYSPINPMRALFWSAVINGVVAVPLMAVIIVLACRKSVMGKYTEKMPIVVLGWIGTLVMGAAAIMMFIPS; this is encoded by the coding sequence ATGCACCCCATCGCAAGCGAGCCTCGACCATCGGTTCCGACCAGGATGCTGCGCATCGCGTGGCAGCGCCTCAAAGAGCACCCTCTGAGACACGTCGGCCCGGGACTCATCACAGGCGTTGCCGATGACGATCCGAGCGGCATTGCGACCTATTCTCAGGCCGGCGCGCAATTTGGCTTGAATATGCTGTGGACCATGCCGCTGGCATTCCCGCTGATGGCTGCCATTCAGTTGATGTGCGCACATATCGGCCGAGTCACCGGGAAAGGCCTTGCGGCCAATATCAAGGAAGCCTTCCCACCTTACGTTCTACAAATCGCGGTCTTTCTTCTGGTTATCGCCAACACCCTCAATATTGCGGCCGATGTCGCAGCGATGGGCGAGGTTGCCGAACTCGTGAGCGGCATTAACCGTCATACGATGACATTGGCCTTCGTCCTCCTCACTCTGGGTTTGCAAATTTTTGTCCCCTATCATCGTTATGTATGGTTCCTGAAATGGCTGACGCTTTCGTTGCTAGCCTATGTTGCGGTGCTCTTTACGGTGCATGTTCCCTGGGGCGATGTCGCGGCCCGCTCGCTCTGGCCGCACATCGCATTCGACACAACGACAGCCACGGTGGTTGTGGGCGTTTTTGGCACCACCATCAGCCCGTATCTGTTCTTCTGGCAGGCGTCAGAAGAGGTCGAGGACATGCGCAACCACAATAACGCCAAGTCATTGCTGCAAAATGAGAACGCAGCACGAGGTGAATTGGATCGCATCTCCTGGGATACTTGGAGCGGTATGTTTTATTCCGACATAACGGCCTATTTCATCATCCTGGCAACTGCCGTCACATTAAACGTCGCCGGTGTAACGGATATAGAGACGGCGGCCCAGGCCGCGAGCGCATTGCGCCCGCTCGCGGGTGAGTTCACCTATTTGCTTTTCGCGCTCGGCATCTTGGGTGTTGGCCTGATCGGTGTGCCCGTGCTCGCCGGCTCTGCTGCCTATGCCCTGAGCGAGGCCATGGATTGGCAATGGGGTCTCGAACGCAAGGCCAAAGATGCGCGCGGCTTTTATGGCGTTATTGCGGTCAGTGTACTTGTTGGTCTGGTGATCCAATATTCACCGATCAATCCGATGCGGGCCCTGTTTTGGAGCGCCGTGATCAACGGCGTGGTTGCGGTGCCGTTGATGGCGGTGATCATCGTCCTGGCATGCCGCAAATCAGTCATGGGCAAATATACCGAAAAGATGCCAATCGTCGTGCTTGGGTGGATCGGAACGCTTGTTATGGGCGCAGCTGCGATCATGATGTTTATACCAAGTTGA
- a CDS encoding CBS domain-containing protein — MQVKDAMTSHIVGIQEDAPIAEAIELMLKSHISGLLVFDATQKLVGILSEGDLLRRVELGTEEEHARWVSFLRGPGKAASDYVRSHGRRVSELMSTTLFTADKDDDLYDAVGLMNKHRVKRLPVTSQGEVVGIVTRADLLRLLASLLPATDHIDADDSLREAICRQIAAQDWAPITTIDVEVHGGNVDLHGNILDERQREALIVIAENTPGVKAVHDHLVWIEPYSGAFLLSAEDQKTTKNSKSAA; from the coding sequence ATGCAAGTTAAAGATGCGATGACATCTCACATCGTCGGCATTCAGGAAGATGCACCCATTGCCGAGGCGATTGAATTGATGCTGAAATCCCATATCAGCGGTCTTCTGGTTTTTGATGCGACCCAAAAGCTCGTTGGCATTTTGAGCGAAGGCGACCTTCTGCGACGTGTCGAGCTCGGCACCGAAGAGGAACATGCACGCTGGGTGTCCTTCTTGCGTGGCCCAGGAAAAGCTGCATCCGATTACGTCCGCAGCCACGGTCGGCGAGTCAGTGAATTGATGAGCACCACCCTTTTTACGGCCGACAAAGACGACGATCTGTATGATGCGGTGGGTCTTATGAACAAACACCGGGTGAAGAGACTGCCTGTCACGTCGCAAGGCGAAGTGGTTGGAATCGTGACGCGGGCCGATCTTTTGCGCTTGCTTGCTAGCCTTTTGCCGGCCACAGACCATATTGATGCAGACGACTCGTTAAGAGAAGCGATTTGCCGACAAATTGCCGCACAGGACTGGGCGCCGATCACGACGATCGATGTAGAGGTCCACGGCGGCAATGTTGACCTCCACGGCAATATTCTCGATGAGCGCCAACGGGAGGCATTGATTGTGATTGCAGAAAATACGCCGGGCGTGAAGGCGGTCCACGATCATCTCGTCTGGATTGAACCTTATTCGGGTGCATTTCTTCTGTCCGCCGAGGACCAGAAAACGACGAAAAATTCAAAGTCGGCCGCCTAG
- the ftsH gene encoding ATP-dependent zinc metalloprotease FtsH produces MAKPSSNWKQYGPVLYIGAALAGGLLLQWAWTQSNRVETIPFSQFDELVTQNKVAEVSVGADRIEGVLKDPMPSGNKLFITDRVDAQLADKLGAHGVTVNGVPSGGLLMTLLSWIAPFVFFYFIWAFLIRGMAGRQGFGGLMTIGKSHAKVYMEADTKVTFADVAGVDEAKFELQEIVTFLKDPKKFGRLGARAPKGTLLVGPPGTGKTLIARAVAGEAGVPFFSISGSEFVEMFVGVGAARVRDLFEQARKAAPCIIFIDELDALGRSRASGGFGGQDEKEQTLDQLLSELDGFDPSSGVILLAATNRPDVLDPALLRSGRFDRQVLVDRPDQAGRLAILKVHAHKLRLASDVDFEQIAGMTIGFTGADIANLINEAAIAATRRDADAVALADFMAAIERLVAGAEKKSRVLGKEERRRVAYHEMGHALVAASLSGVDPVQKVSIVPRGIGALGYTMQRPTEDRFLLTESELVNRLAVLMGGRAAERLIFDGDISTGAADDLQRATELALDMVVKYGMDKVVGDRTYTAPSQGFIGLSRDNLYNAAELTGREIDLGVRRLIDDASKCAREILERRRDDLDRGSAILLEKETLTPAEFKPLQRLTPVAPDAGSTIDPVPLRVAS; encoded by the coding sequence ATGGCCAAACCATCTTCCAATTGGAAGCAATACGGCCCGGTCCTATACATCGGGGCGGCTCTTGCTGGCGGGCTCCTGCTGCAATGGGCATGGACGCAGTCCAATCGAGTCGAGACCATCCCCTTCAGCCAGTTCGACGAGCTGGTGACGCAGAACAAGGTCGCGGAAGTCTCGGTAGGCGCGGACCGCATCGAAGGGGTGCTCAAAGACCCGATGCCGAGCGGGAACAAGCTCTTCATTACCGATCGTGTAGATGCCCAACTCGCCGACAAGCTTGGCGCGCATGGTGTGACCGTTAACGGAGTGCCGTCCGGCGGTCTGCTAATGACTCTGCTTTCCTGGATCGCACCGTTCGTGTTCTTCTATTTCATCTGGGCCTTTCTCATCCGCGGCATGGCGGGGCGCCAGGGTTTCGGAGGCCTGATGACGATCGGAAAATCGCACGCGAAGGTCTACATGGAGGCGGACACGAAGGTGACCTTCGCCGATGTTGCGGGCGTGGACGAGGCAAAGTTCGAACTCCAGGAAATTGTCACTTTCCTTAAAGATCCTAAGAAATTTGGCCGGCTCGGCGCGAGAGCGCCGAAGGGCACGCTCCTCGTTGGGCCTCCTGGGACGGGTAAGACGCTCATCGCGAGGGCGGTGGCGGGCGAGGCAGGGGTACCCTTCTTTTCGATCTCGGGATCGGAATTCGTGGAGATGTTCGTCGGGGTAGGCGCGGCGCGTGTCCGCGACCTTTTCGAACAGGCACGCAAAGCTGCGCCGTGCATCATCTTTATCGACGAGCTTGATGCGCTCGGCCGCAGCCGAGCGTCGGGCGGCTTTGGCGGCCAGGACGAAAAGGAACAGACCCTCGACCAACTCCTCTCCGAGCTCGACGGTTTCGACCCGAGTTCGGGTGTGATCCTGCTTGCGGCCACCAATCGACCCGACGTGCTCGACCCCGCGCTGTTGCGATCGGGTCGGTTCGACCGGCAAGTGCTGGTCGATCGGCCAGACCAAGCAGGCAGGCTTGCCATTCTTAAAGTCCATGCCCATAAGTTGCGCCTGGCGTCAGATGTGGACTTTGAACAGATTGCCGGCATGACGATTGGCTTTACAGGCGCGGATATCGCTAACCTGATAAACGAGGCTGCCATTGCGGCCACTCGCCGCGATGCCGATGCGGTCGCTCTGGCGGATTTCATGGCCGCGATTGAGCGTTTGGTTGCGGGAGCGGAGAAAAAGAGCCGCGTTCTTGGCAAGGAGGAGCGGCGGCGTGTTGCCTATCACGAGATGGGGCATGCCCTCGTGGCCGCAAGCCTGTCTGGCGTGGATCCGGTCCAAAAGGTCTCGATCGTGCCGCGCGGGATTGGTGCGCTGGGATACACAATGCAGCGTCCAACCGAAGACCGCTTTCTTCTGACTGAGAGCGAGCTTGTGAATCGCTTAGCCGTGCTGATGGGCGGCAGGGCTGCCGAGAGGCTGATCTTCGACGGCGACATCTCCACTGGAGCCGCCGACGATCTACAGCGAGCGACCGAGCTTGCCCTTGATATGGTCGTCAAATACGGCATGGACAAAGTTGTGGGGGATCGGACCTATACCGCGCCGTCTCAAGGTTTCATCGGGCTGTCCAGGGACAATCTATACAATGCGGCTGAGCTGACGGGCCGCGAAATCGATCTTGGCGTACGACGCTTGATCGATGACGCCAGCAAATGTGCCAGAGAGATCCTCGAGCGCAGACGGGATGATCTCGATAGAGGCAGCGCGATACTGCTGGAAAAGGAAACACTGACGCCCGCAGAATTTAAACCCTTGCAGAGGCTCACGCCAGTCGCGCCCGATGCTGGTTCCACGATAGATCCTGTGCCCCTGCGCGTCGCTTCATAG
- a CDS encoding Bax inhibitor-1/YccA family protein, which yields MANLSTTPSQPHFSYADVGGGLHRYMLRVYGYMAGGLALSGLIAYFAAQNAFYEVIFDTPAYWIVLLAPVALVFLLTFQMSRMSVATAHICFWVYASTVGLSLAGIFVIYSTVSIAPVFFIAATTFALTSLYGHVTQRDLGGLGTYLMMGLFGVAIAGLVNLFFVSSAFQFALSIVGVVVFIGLTAWDSQRVREIYVTADEDNVTSKKAILGALALYLDFLNLFLMLMPLTGGGRRRW from the coding sequence ATGGCCAACCTAAGCACCACACCGTCCCAGCCCCATTTTTCTTATGCGGATGTTGGCGGGGGGCTGCACCGTTATATGCTGCGTGTCTATGGCTATATGGCCGGAGGACTAGCCCTCAGCGGCCTGATTGCTTATTTTGCTGCGCAAAATGCCTTTTATGAAGTGATTTTCGATACGCCTGCGTATTGGATCGTGCTGCTGGCGCCCGTGGCTCTCGTTTTTCTCCTCACCTTTCAAATGAGCCGCATGAGTGTTGCGACCGCTCATATATGTTTCTGGGTCTATGCAAGTACAGTCGGTCTGTCGCTGGCCGGCATCTTCGTCATTTATAGTACGGTAAGCATCGCGCCGGTATTTTTCATCGCGGCGACGACCTTTGCGCTCACCAGTCTTTATGGTCATGTCACCCAGCGCGATCTGGGCGGGTTGGGCACATATCTCATGATGGGTCTTTTCGGAGTGGCGATCGCCGGCCTGGTCAATCTTTTCTTTGTGTCCTCGGCCTTCCAATTCGCTCTGTCTATCGTGGGCGTGGTGGTGTTTATCGGCCTGACCGCATGGGACAGTCAGCGTGTGCGCGAGATCTACGTTACCGCGGATGAAGACAATGTGACGAGCAAGAAAGCGATTCTCGGCGCGCTTGCCCTCTATCTCGATTTTCTAAACCTCTTCCTCATGCTCATGCCACTCACTGGCGGCGGCCGCCGTCGTTGGTAG
- a CDS encoding universal stress protein yields MKTILLAWDSRIEVTWAARAAPPFLKGARTIHIASENPEPQIDECDLGRGTNIATYLTRHNVSVTIGELPTMGWSVAHVLICHAKEIATDLIVMGAYDHSRRRKRIFTDVTKAMLKEMPASLRCRLAV; encoded by the coding sequence GTGAAAACCATCCTCCTTGCCTGGGATTCGCGCATCGAAGTAACCTGGGCAGCACGCGCGGCTCCTCCCTTCTTGAAAGGCGCGCGGACGATCCACATCGCCTCGGAGAATCCTGAGCCGCAGATCGACGAGTGCGACCTTGGTCGGGGAACCAATATTGCGACCTATCTCACGCGGCACAACGTTTCGGTTACGATCGGCGAATTGCCCACCATGGGCTGGAGCGTTGCCCACGTCCTAATTTGTCATGCCAAGGAGATTGCGACCGATCTCATCGTGATGGGAGCCTACGACCACTCGCGCCGGCGGAAAAGAATTTTTACCGACGTCACCAAGGCGATGCTCAAAGAAATGCCAGCTTCTCTTCGTTGCCGACTAGCTGTGTGA
- a CDS encoding phasin family protein yields the protein MSTNPAKLVQSASEDAIKSVRAQFAPMYHLHEKVIELQMNTLSQILDFMGRRMKAQSDFFHSLGQCHDLTKMSEVQSRFWQRVSEDYTTEVGQLTEMARESVDKIAKAAASKTPQSHAA from the coding sequence ATGTCAACGAATCCCGCCAAATTGGTTCAATCAGCGTCCGAAGACGCAATAAAGTCGGTTCGGGCGCAATTCGCCCCTATGTATCACCTGCATGAAAAGGTGATAGAATTACAAATGAACACATTGTCTCAAATACTTGACTTCATGGGTCGCCGGATGAAGGCGCAAAGTGATTTCTTTCATAGTCTCGGGCAATGTCATGATCTCACCAAAATGTCCGAAGTGCAGAGTCGTTTCTGGCAGCGCGTATCCGAAGACTACACGACGGAGGTCGGCCAATTGACGGAAATGGCCAGGGAAAGTGTCGATAAAATTGCGAAAGCAGCGGCCAGCAAGACACCGCAAAGTCACGCGGCCTAA
- a CDS encoding PHA/PHB synthase family protein, protein MTIFRPAGISESVIDRIVHAALAEASGGFSPMGLATAWFDWAVHLTVSPARVYELVLEAQRAALKLGSLSWTMMQGHGECVPCEHSLPHDKRFRSVAWQQWPFALYAETLLATERWWDEATSHVHGAAPHDLAKLNFVARQALDCFSPSNFVLTNPDVLNRTRASHGTNLLQGLAHAADDMMKVMHGRRPAGADAFQPGKNVAITKGEVVLRTPLVEVIQYTPATEQVRPEPIVIVPAWIMKYYILDLQSENSLVKYLVDHGYTVFMISWKNPDARLRDIGFDDYRAEGIARALHAALTITGAPHAHLVGYCIGGTLSAIAAAAMAQNHDDRLQSLTLLAAQTDFTEAGELRLFIDESQLAVLDDIMWEKGVLAASKMVGTFNLLRSNDLIWSRLIHHYLLAESEATSDIAAWSLDATRMPFRMHSEYLRGLYLNNDLAEGRMMVDGKPIALQDIRIPLFVVGAEWDHVAPWTSVYKAHSLFETDITFALTNGGHNQGIVSPPTHTNRHYHILTTPARDLRTDPATWLKSAPLNDGSWWPAWIKWLESRSGSPVAPPNIGDPSHGLPVIAPAPGCYVFE, encoded by the coding sequence GTGACCATATTTCGGCCCGCTGGAATTTCAGAAAGTGTCATTGACCGGATTGTTCATGCTGCCCTTGCCGAGGCCAGCGGAGGCTTTTCGCCCATGGGGCTGGCCACGGCCTGGTTTGATTGGGCCGTACATCTCACGGTATCACCGGCACGTGTCTACGAATTGGTGCTCGAGGCTCAAAGGGCGGCTCTGAAACTGGGCAGCCTTTCCTGGACGATGATGCAGGGGCATGGAGAGTGCGTTCCCTGCGAGCACTCCTTGCCCCATGACAAGCGCTTTCGCAGCGTAGCTTGGCAACAATGGCCGTTTGCACTTTATGCCGAAACACTTCTGGCTACAGAACGCTGGTGGGATGAGGCCACAAGTCACGTTCATGGCGCCGCCCCCCATGACCTTGCCAAGCTCAATTTCGTCGCGCGTCAGGCACTCGATTGTTTCTCTCCCTCCAATTTTGTTTTGACCAATCCCGATGTGCTCAACCGCACCCGGGCCAGCCATGGCACGAATCTTCTGCAAGGCCTGGCCCATGCCGCCGATGATATGATGAAGGTCATGCACGGGCGGCGTCCCGCTGGTGCCGACGCCTTTCAACCGGGTAAAAATGTTGCCATCACCAAGGGCGAAGTTGTGTTGCGCACACCACTCGTCGAGGTCATCCAATATACTCCGGCCACGGAGCAGGTCCGCCCCGAACCCATCGTTATCGTGCCGGCCTGGATCATGAAATACTACATTCTCGATCTGCAGTCGGAAAATTCCCTGGTGAAATATCTCGTCGATCATGGTTACACGGTTTTCATGATCTCATGGAAAAATCCCGATGCGCGCCTCCGCGATATAGGCTTTGACGATTATCGCGCTGAAGGCATTGCACGTGCGCTGCATGCCGCCCTCACAATCACCGGCGCACCCCACGCCCATCTAGTCGGATATTGCATCGGCGGGACATTGTCCGCCATTGCCGCGGCGGCTATGGCGCAAAATCATGATGATCGGCTGCAATCGCTCACCCTGCTCGCCGCGCAAACCGACTTTACCGAGGCGGGCGAATTGCGGCTGTTCATCGACGAAAGCCAATTGGCGGTGTTGGATGATATAATGTGGGAAAAGGGTGTTCTCGCCGCTTCAAAAATGGTGGGAACATTCAACCTTCTGCGTTCCAACGATTTAATCTGGTCGCGCTTGATCCATCATTACCTTCTGGCAGAAAGCGAAGCCACATCGGACATCGCGGCTTGGTCGCTTGACGCAACACGAATGCCATTTCGCATGCATAGCGAATATTTGCGCGGCCTGTATTTGAACAACGATTTGGCTGAGGGTCGCATGATGGTGGACGGAAAACCCATCGCGCTCCAGGATATTCGCATTCCGTTGTTTGTGGTGGGGGCGGAATGGGACCATGTTGCGCCCTGGACATCGGTCTATAAGGCGCACAGTCTGTTCGAAACCGACATCACTTTTGCTCTTACCAATGGCGGCCATAATCAGGGTATTGTCTCGCCGCCGACACATACTAACCGGCACTATCATATTCTAACAACGCCTGCGCGTGACCTGCGCACCGATCCTGCCACATGGCTCAAAAGTGCGCCCTTAAACGACGGCTCATGGTGGCCAGCATGGATTAAATGGCTTGAGTCCCGTTCCGGTTCACCAGTGGCGCCCCCCAACATTGGGGATCCCTCACATGGTTTGCCGGTCATTGCGCCGGCGCCTGGATGTTATGTGTTCGAGTAG